From one Natrinema saccharevitans genomic stretch:
- a CDS encoding hydantoinase/oxoprolinase family protein, with amino-acid sequence MAHNLGVDVGGTFTDVIVFDEDTHELTTDKVLSTPSNPSEGVIVGVEEAVEKAGTTVGDLNLLFHGTTVVTNMLLEETGSRVGLLTSEGHEDVLHLARAWTPGPLYGWMDMEKPAPLADLVDTRSVGGRIGSPEGDEQEPIDEAEVRAAVRELADSGVESLTVALLNSYLNPAHERQVRDIIRDECPDLPVSISAEIVPEYGEYERTLTTVINDYARPQVIDYLEDLDDSLEVAGSSATMNVVRSDGGLMSSEAAKHRPVELALSGPSGGVVGAATIAEKKGVPDVLTLDMGGTSTDVSLVEDGKPETTRQTKVGYREFKSRAVDVNTVGAGGGSIARVQLSGSLQVGPESAGADPGPACYGQGGEEPTVTDANVVLGRIPSNVQLGGTMDLDRDAARDAIRTVADERDSSVEEAAQAILDIVNENMYSALRVVSVERGYDPRDFGLVAFGGAGPMHANALADVMDAYPLIVPPGPGVMSAFGFLTSDVQNEFSETYLKTDQDVDGAAVYDAYQELKQEATDWLVSEGVGEENHAFEYYADCRYYRQDVQMSIPIDVSNLRTDEGIAEIKDDFETRHEQRFGFSLDAPLEIANLRVIGKGTIQGVTLEEREIGGEDPSGAEVGTQEVFFDDDYHETPIYDRTQLRPGNAIAGPAIVTDDDSTVVVQPDHTATVDRYANLEITRGDSR; translated from the coding sequence ATGGCACACAACCTAGGAGTGGACGTGGGTGGGACGTTCACTGACGTCATCGTCTTCGACGAGGACACCCACGAACTCACGACCGACAAGGTACTCTCGACGCCGTCGAACCCGTCGGAGGGGGTCATCGTGGGGGTCGAAGAGGCCGTCGAAAAGGCCGGAACGACCGTCGGCGACCTGAACCTGCTGTTCCACGGGACGACGGTCGTGACGAACATGCTACTCGAGGAGACGGGGTCTCGAGTGGGACTGCTTACCAGCGAGGGCCACGAGGACGTCCTGCACTTGGCACGTGCGTGGACGCCGGGTCCGCTCTACGGCTGGATGGACATGGAGAAACCGGCACCGCTGGCGGACCTCGTCGACACGCGCAGCGTCGGCGGGCGGATCGGTTCGCCGGAGGGGGACGAACAGGAGCCGATCGACGAGGCGGAGGTCCGAGCGGCGGTCCGGGAACTCGCCGATTCGGGCGTCGAGTCGCTGACCGTCGCCCTCCTGAACTCGTATCTGAACCCGGCCCACGAGCGACAGGTTCGAGACATCATTCGGGACGAGTGTCCCGACCTGCCGGTATCGATCTCCGCGGAGATCGTCCCGGAGTACGGCGAGTACGAGCGGACGCTGACGACGGTCATCAACGACTACGCCCGGCCGCAGGTAATCGACTACCTCGAGGACCTCGACGACTCGCTCGAGGTGGCCGGGTCGTCGGCGACGATGAACGTCGTCCGCTCCGACGGGGGGCTGATGAGTTCCGAGGCCGCGAAACACCGGCCGGTCGAACTCGCCCTGTCAGGGCCGTCGGGCGGCGTCGTCGGCGCGGCGACCATCGCCGAAAAGAAGGGCGTTCCCGACGTCCTCACTCTGGACATGGGCGGGACCTCGACTGACGTCTCCCTGGTCGAGGACGGCAAGCCCGAGACGACGCGGCAGACGAAGGTCGGCTACCGTGAGTTCAAGTCTCGGGCCGTGGACGTCAACACGGTCGGCGCGGGCGGGGGCTCCATCGCCCGCGTCCAGCTGTCGGGATCGCTTCAGGTCGGGCCCGAGAGCGCCGGTGCGGATCCGGGACCGGCCTGTTACGGACAGGGCGGCGAGGAGCCGACCGTGACCGACGCGAACGTCGTTCTCGGTCGGATTCCGTCGAACGTCCAGCTCGGCGGGACGATGGACCTCGACCGCGACGCGGCCCGGGACGCGATTCGAACGGTCGCGGACGAACGCGACAGCTCCGTCGAGGAGGCCGCACAGGCGATCCTCGACATCGTCAACGAGAACATGTACAGCGCGCTCCGCGTCGTCTCCGTCGAGCGCGGCTACGACCCGCGGGACTTCGGACTCGTCGCCTTCGGCGGTGCCGGCCCGATGCACGCCAACGCGCTGGCGGACGTGATGGACGCCTACCCGCTGATCGTCCCGCCGGGTCCGGGAGTCATGAGCGCCTTCGGCTTCCTGACCAGTGACGTCCAGAACGAGTTCTCCGAAACGTACCTGAAGACGGACCAAGACGTCGACGGTGCGGCGGTGTACGACGCGTATCAGGAACTGAAGCAGGAGGCCACCGACTGGCTCGTCTCCGAGGGCGTCGGCGAGGAGAACCACGCCTTCGAGTACTACGCCGACTGCCGGTACTACCGGCAAGACGTTCAGATGTCGATCCCGATCGACGTTTCGAACCTCCGGACCGACGAGGGCATCGCGGAGATCAAAGACGACTTCGAGACGCGCCACGAGCAGCGCTTCGGCTTCTCGCTCGACGCGCCGCTCGAGATCGCGAACCTCCGTGTCATCGGCAAAGGCACGATCCAGGGCGTCACGCTCGAGGAACGCGAGATCGGCGGCGAGGACCCGAGCGGGGCCGAGGTCGGTACGCAGGAGGTCTTCTTCGAC